A genomic window from endosymbiont of Galathealinum brachiosum includes:
- a CDS encoding histidinol-phosphate transaminase — MNNFLKNAVPGVQQISPYEPGKPVEELERELGITNAIKLASNENPLGPSVKAVEAARAVIGDVNYYPDGAGHKLSVALADKHGVDRACITLGNGSNDILELIGRAFLAPCNSAVYSEYSFAVYPLVVQAVGAEARVAKAFPSDHDVMPYGHDLNAIYDSITNTTRVVFLANPNNPTGTWFELEELDLFLSKVDEDVLIVLDEAYFEYMPDHLKPDTNVLLNQYKNLIITRTFSKIYGLAGLRIGYSISHPDVADILNRVRQPFNTNMPAQAAALAAIEDQNHVENSASLNMLGLKQYNAAFKSMGLKYIPSIANFIAVNVNKDAMPVYDALLREGVIVRPVASYKMPRFLRITVGNQQQNDRVLTALKKVL; from the coding sequence ATGAACAATTTTTTAAAAAATGCAGTGCCCGGTGTACAACAGATAAGCCCGTATGAGCCAGGCAAGCCCGTTGAAGAGCTAGAGCGTGAGCTTGGTATTACCAATGCAATTAAACTTGCGTCTAATGAAAATCCACTAGGCCCCAGTGTTAAAGCTGTAGAAGCTGCACGGGCCGTAATAGGCGACGTAAACTATTATCCGGATGGTGCTGGTCATAAGTTAAGTGTTGCACTTGCTGATAAACACGGTGTTGATAGAGCATGTATAACGTTAGGTAATGGTTCTAATGATATTCTTGAATTAATTGGCCGTGCATTCCTGGCGCCCTGTAACTCAGCTGTTTACTCAGAGTATTCATTTGCCGTCTATCCTCTAGTAGTGCAGGCTGTTGGTGCTGAAGCGCGTGTTGCAAAAGCTTTCCCTTCTGATCACGATGTTATGCCTTATGGTCATGATTTAAACGCTATATATGACTCAATTACTAATACAACTCGAGTAGTTTTTTTAGCCAATCCGAATAATCCAACTGGCACCTGGTTTGAATTAGAAGAACTTGATTTGTTTTTATCAAAAGTTGATGAAGATGTTTTAATTGTTCTGGATGAGGCTTATTTTGAATATATGCCAGATCACTTAAAACCAGATACGAATGTATTATTAAATCAGTATAAAAACTTAATCATTACCCGTACATTTTCTAAAATCTATGGGTTAGCCGGTTTGCGTATTGGTTATTCTATATCTCATCCTGATGTGGCAGATATATTAAACAGGGTTCGTCAGCCATTTAATACGAATATGCCTGCACAGGCAGCTGCATTAGCGGCTATTGAAGATCAAAATCATGTTGAAAATAGTGCCTCATTAAATATGCTGGGTTTAAAGCAATATAATGCAGCATTTAAAAGTATGGGTCTAAAGTATATCCCCAGTATTGCTAATTTTATTGCTGTGAATGTTAATAAAGATGCCATGCCAGTTTACGATGCTTTATTAAGAGAAGGGGTTATTGTACGTCCTGTTGCCAGTTATAAAATGCCACGTTTTTTAAGAATTACTGTTGGTAACCAGCAACAGAATGATCGTGTGTTAACCGCGTTAAAAAAAGTTTTGTAG
- a CDS encoding DUF5062 domain-containing protein, which translates to MKKLKNEKELLKKAIIEGVKYGEARGVVEFEPTDSANEKTEYIYRLLVHDKVIQPIPEDQISIKSMKHKIAIWASKLK; encoded by the coding sequence ATGAAAAAATTAAAAAATGAAAAAGAACTTTTAAAAAAAGCCATTATTGAAGGTGTCAAATACGGTGAGGCCAGAGGTGTTGTAGAATTTGAGCCCACTGATTCAGCTAATGAAAAAACCGAATATATTTATCGACTACTGGTACATGACAAGGTAATACAACCAATACCTGAAGATCAGATATCTATTAAATCTATGAAACATAAAATTGCTATCTGGGCTTCAAAACTTAAATAA
- a CDS encoding prephenate dehydrogenase/arogenate dehydrogenase family protein codes for MINHLCVIGVGLIGGSLALALKKSGYVKQVTGMGRSLENLQKAEELGVIDQYETDYAKAISQADMVFVAVPIGAMPAVFKKIEPHLRKHTIVTDGGSAKHTIIDAASEELGVKVNQFIPGHPIAGTEKSGAEAAFDSLYSDRRVILTPLEENSLEDVKKVRKMWEKAGAEVDEMGARHHDLVLAGTSHLPHVLAFALVDCLNNVDDVDEIFKYAAGGFRDFTRIASSDPVMWRDICVNNSEAILAMMQNYQQDIDNLKKAIQNSDSDELLKIFSNAKKARDTFCM; via the coding sequence ATGATTAATCATCTATGTGTAATAGGTGTTGGTTTAATCGGTGGTTCATTAGCACTTGCCCTTAAAAAGTCTGGCTATGTTAAGCAGGTTACCGGTATGGGGCGTAGTCTTGAAAATTTGCAAAAAGCAGAAGAACTGGGTGTTATTGATCAGTACGAAACGGATTATGCGAAAGCCATATCGCAGGCTGATATGGTTTTTGTTGCGGTACCAATTGGTGCTATGCCAGCTGTTTTTAAAAAAATTGAACCCCATTTGCGAAAACACACAATCGTTACTGATGGCGGTAGTGCAAAACATACGATTATCGATGCTGCATCTGAAGAATTAGGGGTAAAGGTAAATCAGTTTATTCCAGGGCATCCTATTGCAGGCACTGAAAAATCTGGAGCCGAAGCGGCGTTTGATTCATTATATTCTGATCGTAGAGTAATATTGACTCCACTTGAAGAAAATTCATTAGAAGATGTTAAAAAAGTTCGAAAAATGTGGGAAAAAGCAGGAGCTGAAGTTGATGAGATGGGAGCACGCCATCACGATCTGGTTCTTGCTGGTACAAGCCATCTTCCCCATGTGCTTGCATTTGCATTAGTTGATTGCCTGAATAATGTAGATGATGTGGATGAAATTTTTAAATATGCTGCAGGTGGATTTCGCGACTTTACGCGTATAGCATCAAGTGATCCGGTTATGTGGCGAGATATCTGTGTCAACAATTCAGAAGCTATTCTGGCTATGATGCAAAATTATCAGCAGGATATTGATAATCTTAAAAAAGCAATTCAAAATTCTGATTCAGATGAGTTATTAAAGATATTTAGTAATGCTAAAAAAGCACGAGATACCTTTTGTATGTAA
- a CDS encoding hydrogenase 1 large subunit has protein sequence MSERIVVDPITRIEGHLRIEVQMDGNKIDSAYSSGTMVRGIENILKGRDPRDAWAFAQRICGVCTLVHGLASIRSVENALNYTVPKNADLIRNLMSGAQYIHDHVMHFYHLHALDWVDVVSALSADPKATSELAQSLSSYPKSSPGYFSDMQKKLKGFVEAGQLGIFAKAYWGHPAYKLPPEANLMAVSHYLEALSWQRDVARLHTIFGGKSPHPNFVVGGVPCPIDLNSDSALNMKKLSQVQDIINQMRSFVEQVYVPDTLAIASYYKDWGSRGEGLGNFLTYGDFPSNGMNDVSGFMIPPGAILNRDLSTIHDVDMNAADEIKEYVSHSWYDYENGKDAGLHPYDGETNLNYTGPTPPYKHLDVEQSYSWLKSPRWKGNAMEVGPLARVLMLYATGHDQTKELVNMTLNKLDVPVEALFSTLGRTAARTLETQIFADAMQGWFDDLIINIKAGETKTFNEKLWEPSTWPKQAQGVGFMEAPRGGLAHWIVIEDEIIKNYQAVVPSTWNAGPRDAEGQPGAYEAALADNHTLHDPKQPVEILRTIHSFDPCLACAVHLTDPDGNELINVKVK, from the coding sequence ATGAGTGAGCGCATTGTAGTAGATCCAATTACCCGCATTGAAGGCCACCTTCGTATTGAAGTACAAATGGATGGCAATAAAATTGATAGCGCTTATTCATCAGGCACAATGGTACGGGGAATTGAAAACATACTTAAAGGTCGTGACCCACGAGATGCCTGGGCTTTTGCTCAACGTATATGCGGTGTGTGTACATTGGTACACGGTCTGGCATCAATACGTTCAGTAGAAAATGCACTTAATTACACAGTACCTAAAAATGCAGATCTAATCCGTAACTTAATGAGTGGAGCTCAGTACATTCATGACCATGTTATGCATTTTTACCATTTGCATGCACTTGACTGGGTTGATGTGGTTTCAGCATTAAGTGCAGACCCTAAAGCAACTTCAGAACTGGCACAATCATTGAGTAGTTATCCAAAATCATCTCCGGGTTATTTTTCTGATATGCAGAAAAAACTCAAAGGTTTTGTAGAAGCTGGTCAACTTGGTATTTTTGCTAAAGCATACTGGGGACATCCTGCCTATAAGTTACCACCTGAAGCCAACCTGATGGCTGTATCACATTATCTTGAAGCACTTTCATGGCAACGGGATGTCGCAAGATTACATACAATTTTTGGTGGCAAAAGCCCACACCCTAATTTCGTTGTCGGTGGTGTTCCCTGCCCCATTGATTTAAATTCAGATTCTGCACTAAATATGAAAAAGCTATCTCAGGTACAGGACATTATTAACCAGATGAGAAGTTTTGTTGAGCAGGTTTATGTGCCCGATACCCTGGCAATTGCCAGTTATTATAAAGACTGGGGTAGTCGTGGAGAAGGTCTTGGAAACTTTTTAACCTATGGCGACTTCCCCTCTAATGGTATGAATGATGTATCCGGTTTCATGATTCCACCCGGTGCAATACTAAATAGAGATCTAAGCACTATTCATGATGTTGATATGAATGCAGCCGATGAAATAAAAGAATACGTATCACATTCATGGTATGACTATGAAAATGGAAAAGATGCAGGGCTTCATCCTTACGACGGTGAAACGAACCTGAATTATACTGGCCCTACACCTCCGTATAAACATCTGGATGTTGAACAGTCTTACTCCTGGTTAAAGTCTCCTCGCTGGAAAGGCAATGCAATGGAAGTTGGACCATTAGCTCGTGTATTAATGTTATATGCAACCGGTCATGATCAAACGAAAGAACTTGTAAATATGACATTAAATAAGCTGGATGTCCCGGTAGAAGCTTTATTTTCTACACTAGGGCGTACAGCAGCACGGACATTAGAAACACAGATCTTTGCGGATGCTATGCAGGGATGGTTTGATGATTTAATTATTAATATTAAAGCTGGTGAAACTAAAACCTTTAATGAAAAATTATGGGAACCTTCAACATGGCCAAAACAGGCTCAGGGTGTTGGTTTTATGGAAGCACCTCGTGGTGGTTTAGCTCACTGGATTGTAATAGAAGACGAAATTATAAAGAATTATCAGGCTGTTGTACCCAGCACCTGGAATGCAGGACCGCGTGATGCTGAAGGACAACCTGGCGCATATGAAGCTGCACTCGCAGATAATCATACACTACACGACCCTAAACAACCCGTTGAAATACTACGCACAATTCACAGCTTTGACCCCTGTCTGGCATGCGCAGTGCACTTAACTGATCCTGACGGAAACGAACTGATAAACGTAAAGGTAAAATGA
- a CDS encoding heterodisulfide reductase codes for MMSATLEKGINALKKEVDSTVAAFFSSCVHCGMCADACLFYTETGCPTRAPIHKTEPLRRIWKSEFTLMGRIGKIFGLTKTVDDKLLKDWEKLVYDSCTLCGRCSMVCPVGNDIALMIRKTREGLAAAGHAPEGLIGATKRSVETGGPMGLKLQALLAQISHIEKDTGLKIPLDTVGADYMLLLSSMEIINFPEFIEAIAKIFNKASVSWTISTECYEATNSGIQIGVSDIAAELVQRIVDAAEKLKVKTVISPECGHAYMAIRWDGPNLIGKAFNFKVRHILEVLDELRISGRLKITGKETQKLTYHDPCQISRRGGVIKQPRNLINLFAENFVEMPDAGKMNWCCGAGGGVSANERADDIRLKVFKRKKDQLDKVKPDAIISACSNCRINLEDGLEEYNMDIPLMSLTETLAEHLDDQHNS; via the coding sequence ATCATGAGTGCCACACTTGAAAAAGGTATTAATGCTTTAAAAAAAGAAGTCGACTCAACTGTAGCAGCATTTTTTAGTAGTTGTGTACACTGCGGTATGTGCGCAGATGCCTGTCTTTTTTATACGGAAACAGGATGCCCGACCAGAGCACCTATTCATAAAACCGAGCCACTACGTCGTATCTGGAAATCCGAATTCACTTTGATGGGACGTATTGGGAAAATATTTGGTCTAACCAAAACCGTTGATGATAAATTATTAAAAGACTGGGAAAAACTGGTTTACGACAGTTGTACATTGTGTGGACGCTGCTCAATGGTCTGCCCTGTAGGTAATGATATTGCTTTAATGATTCGTAAAACCAGAGAGGGCCTTGCTGCAGCAGGACATGCACCGGAAGGATTAATTGGCGCAACTAAACGTTCTGTTGAAACAGGTGGACCAATGGGATTAAAACTACAGGCCCTGCTTGCACAGATAAGTCACATTGAAAAAGACACAGGATTAAAAATCCCTCTGGATACTGTTGGTGCAGATTACATGTTATTGCTTTCATCAATGGAGATTATAAATTTTCCAGAATTTATTGAAGCCATTGCTAAAATATTTAATAAAGCCAGTGTTAGCTGGACCATATCAACAGAATGTTATGAAGCAACCAATAGTGGAATACAAATCGGTGTATCTGATATAGCAGCGGAACTGGTTCAACGCATAGTTGATGCCGCTGAAAAATTAAAAGTTAAAACTGTCATAAGCCCCGAATGTGGGCACGCTTACATGGCAATTCGATGGGATGGCCCAAACCTTATTGGCAAAGCATTTAATTTTAAGGTGCGACATATTCTTGAAGTCCTGGACGAATTACGTATTAGTGGTCGCTTAAAAATAACAGGTAAAGAAACGCAGAAATTAACTTACCACGATCCCTGCCAGATATCGCGTCGCGGTGGTGTAATTAAGCAGCCTCGAAATCTAATAAATTTATTTGCAGAAAATTTTGTAGAAATGCCTGATGCAGGAAAAATGAACTGGTGTTGCGGTGCAGGTGGTGGTGTAAGTGCAAATGAAAGAGCAGATGATATTCGGTTAAAAGTTTTTAAACGTAAGAAAGATCAGCTGGATAAAGTAAAACCTGATGCAATTATCAGCGCCTGTTCAAACTGTCGCATCAACCTTGAAGATGGCCTTGAAGAATACAATATGGATATTCCTTTAATGAGTCTGACTGAAACATTAGCAGAACATCTAGACGATCAACATAATAGTTAA